The DNA sequence TAGTATATAATGCCAGGGTTTGTGAATTTCGAGTTTTAATGGTTGTTCTCGCGGTGCGGACTAGCTGTActcgcaagatgcctacgtatctctgtgttgcAAAGAATTAATCAAAAAATATAGTTTTTGATGATGCCCTCGGGGCTATGACGGCGAGACCCAAGACGTAGTGGCTTTTATATCCTTATCCGAGGATCAAGCCTAAAACGTTATTTTAgattgaggggtagagccctttatatagatgtgAGTCTAAGGTTAGACTCGTGTTGGGAGCCTTCGTGGACAAGTCTCAAACTTAGATGACAATTAGGGCTCTTGTAAGGTAAGAGATTTTAGATCCTTCTTTGTAGGAGTTAGTGTCCATGTTGGACGTCATGTCTCTGGTTCTTCATCCGTATTGGCCTAGTTCGGGGACATCATGTGTCGTGGGTCTTGACGACCTCGACTCGTGGGTCTTGACGACTTGGGCCGTATTTAGTCTATAACAAAGCTTGATCAACCTGGTTTATATCGGGTTTTGAACATGAATTCCAAGTATAATTAATGCAAAATTTAATATGTATTTAGAATGTATTTTCTATTCATATCAAATACATAAAAAGTGAAAAATAGCAAAAtataatttgaattttaaaaatacaGGAAAAAAacgatttttcaaaattttttacaAAATGGGCCGTCTAATTTGGGGGCAGAAATTTTGACCCGGGATTTCTGATTGACAATAATAATCAGAAACGAACCCTAATGACACATTtgaacaaaattaaaattaaactcatcttcttcaacttcaaaaatcaattaatataAAATTCAACAATGGCGGGAAGCAGATTAATGGAAGGTTTCTACAGCGTATTCATGCGCCGCACCTCCGTCTACGTCACTTTCCTCATCGCCGGCACTTTTCTCGCTGAACGGGTCAGTCTATACACACAACTTTCTGTATCTATACGTCCTTTTTTCgattaatttttatttgatttaacaAATTAGTTACATCTGGTGTTTAATTGTATTTATTTGGTTGAATTATTTGTTGTGTTGTGCTCTGAAATGGATCTAGAAAGGTGTTGTAATTACGTAAACTACGTGGAATTAGCATAAATGTACCGTTTATTGGATGAAGAGAGAATTGAAGAATGAAACGAAATTTAATTAGGATTTTGGAAATTTAATTAGGATTTTGTTCATCGTAGTTTGACTTGATAATTGCAAGTTATTCCAGTTACTTTATTTTATAGCAATTATGTTAACGTTTTTTTACGAGGACATATATGGTGTGATCCAACTCTCCAGCCCTCGCCATCAGTGACTAAATAATGTGTGCTCGGTGCTGCTCCTATGAACTTAATTATAATTTGCTCGATGGGGTCAAAATTTGATCAGTGCACCTTTGGTTTTACTTAATAATTTCATTACTATATATTAGGGCTTGCTCGTCGTTTGTCGTTTAGGCTTTACTTATTCCTACTTGTCTGATGTGTATGTTTTTTTTTGTTATACAGCGTTTGTTAAATGTTTCTAATGTGGGTTAGGTGTTAATCTAGGCTGTAGTTATATTATATATGTTAGTTAGATTATCACACAAAGCAAGGTCCTATTTGCTGAATTAGCGTGATATTTTGTTTATGAGGAAATTTTACGTGTTGTCATTGGTTACAGGGAGTTGATTATGGAATCCACAAGCTATGGGAGAACAATAATGTTGGGGTATATTTTTTTATCTTGAACTGTAGCTTATATTTACATGTGTTCTGTGTAGTGATAGCCTGTGATTGCCTTCTTAATACTCCTTAATTGTGACGGTACATACATCTGATATGTTATTATTTCTCACTAAGACATGATTTTTCTGTCATAAATACATAATTCCATTTCACTTTTTAGTCTTTACAATGGAAGGTGGAAAGAAGCTTGTATGTCAGACATAAGTAAACAAGCCTCTGCATTTTTTTTTCTATTAGAAAGAATGTCTCTGGCCTTTGCAATATAACTTAAATTACGGTTAATTTTCGAAAGAACTTTATGAATTTGGCACCTTCCCTACTTTTATCTCATTCTCGCTTCTTTCTTTTTTCTTACATGTTTATTTTGAATATTAAGTATGACTAATATTTAAATTGGTCAAAGTGTCTCTATTTCATTCAAAGGATCCGACACGGAATAAGTGCCGTGTCCAAGTGTCCAAGTGTCCGACACGGGTACGGCAGCCTAAACAGAAGAGTCGGAGTAACATAGGCCTGACGAAGTATTACTCTTCAATAAGTTAGAAGAGAATATACCATTTGTATTACCTTGGATTTTTTCAGGTTGATGTTGGGTCTTTAGGATGTAATTGTAAGTTGCATAGAGTTAGTAATTAGACCCATAATGTAAGTCACATTTACGAAAAGTATGCCTGCTTGAACATATTATAAGTAGGTCGAGCTAACTTTCACCATACTGACTGCTGAGGGTTTTTCATCTTGTTTTCTGAGATTAGGTTTTACATTAACAAAGGTTCTGGCTAGATTGCAATGTGTGCGAGTTTTACCAGCATAATAAAAAGGCTGTTcttttgtatatttattttttattgtaATAAAAAAAGTTGTCCAACACTTTTAATTGGGAAAATTAAATTATAGGTCTCTGAACTTTCGACGTTTTATTGTCTAGATCCCTAAACTAAAGATTTCGTATTGCTGGTCACTTAACTTTTGAAATTTCTGAGTCCTTCCGTTAAAAAGATTCTAACAGCGTTAG is a window from the Apium graveolens cultivar Ventura chromosome 1, ASM990537v1, whole genome shotgun sequence genome containing:
- the LOC141666176 gene encoding cytochrome b-c1 complex subunit 9, mitochondrial-like; protein product: MAGSRLMEGFYSVFMRRTSVYVTFLIAGTFLAERGVDYGIHKLWENNNVGKRYEDISVLGERPAE